In the genome of Oncorhynchus masou masou isolate Uvic2021 chromosome 26, UVic_Omas_1.1, whole genome shotgun sequence, one region contains:
- the LOC135514599 gene encoding uncharacterized protein LOC135514599: MWDHGDLEHPREHTWRYPLPGAFVSSRRTPTKGTITGIRCGPVTPADVWEPDEPAETSPATSIEAREPVHPPEAWEPMEPAEAWEPIEPAEAWEPIEPAEAWEPIEPTEAWEPIEPAEVWEPIEPDEAWQPVEPAEAWESINPAGVWKPVNPSKAGEPVDPADAWESDKAAEASPIALVLTPRPDITSNTKTKQNSLMLPFGGASFCNNVHRDSGSKRNTYSM, from the coding sequence ATGTGGGATCATGGTGACTTAGAGCACCCGAGAGAGCATACATGGCGGTACCCCCTCCCCGGCGCGTTCGTctccagccgcaggacgccaACCAAAGGGACGATCACAGGGATCAGGTGCGGACCAGTCACCCCTGCTGATGTGTGGGAACCTGATGAGCCAGCTGAGACCTCCCCGGCTACCTCGATCGAGGCACGGGAACCTGTTCACCCacctgaggcatgggagcctatggagcccgctgaggcatgggagcctatcgagcccgctgaggcatgggagcctatcgagcccGCTGAGGCTTGGGAGCCTATCGAGCCcactgaggcatgggagcctattgaGCCCGCTGAGGTATGGGAGCCTATCGAACCCGAtgaggcatggcagcctgtcgaaccagctgaggcatgggagtcTATCAATCCTGCTGGAGTATGGAAACCCGTAAATCCATCTAAGGCAGGGGAACCCGTCGACCCCGCTGATGCATGGGAATCCGACAAAGCAGCTGAGGCCTCCCCGATAGCTCTGGTTCTGACACCCAGACCCGACATCACCTCCAACacgaaaacaaaacaaaactccctgatgcttccctttgGTGGGGCGTCATTCTGTAACAATGTGCACAGAGATTCGGGAagcaaaaggaacacctacagtatgtga